Proteins encoded in a region of the Lepidochelys kempii isolate rLepKem1 chromosome 24, rLepKem1.hap2, whole genome shotgun sequence genome:
- the LOC140902929 gene encoding IgGFc-binding protein-like has product MACPLENSQYQLCGTACPATCVDQSAPSSCQDPCVESCQCKDDFVLSQGKCIPKSSCGCQFEGRPYVPNVSFWVDEVCGTRCMCDAATRQVECAAATCKHSERCGLVNGVRGCYPSSYATCSVTRNLHYTTFDGQRYDFQGTCRYQLTALCEKAEGLVDFEVYFQENNTAPLKIKVYQTNLRVSNQFPGKVLMNGFLINLPFNLIDKKITVYRKGWATVIQTDFGLTVTYAGWSGRITVTLPVTYTGAMCGLCGNFNRDREDDLLMRDGTLAPSPVSFGQSWKVGDLPGCSAVTIPPCASVEAIEKQQQGSRGQCGLILDKNGPFRGCHSEVDPHGFFVDCVYGYCVLSGRESNVCQAVAGYSEACQEAGAMVHPWRTTEFCSPSCPPNSHYEFCSSSCDLTCSNLYAPVQCTTQCKEGCVCDEGFVLSGDHCVPFSQCGCLHRGLYYQAGETFHPSGSCEEQCVCLAGGEVVCKAFSCGTGEQCRVVDGIQKCHPFGSATCSASGHPHYLSFDGVPFDFQGTCTYILTKTCADASHLTPFTISVEKEDWGSGNVSMAKVVSIQVYGITLTLLQKKQGLIMVDGVSHNLPVIMVNGQLRAYQHGTNVLVQTDFGLTVSYDLVYQARVTIPGTYQGQTCGLCGNYNGEQDEEFLLPSGRRVPDVAAFGSAWEVEIPGASCTDRCAGNSCPVCEEKKKDVFKGRNYCGLLTDPNGPFAACHGAVSPSVYQSNCLYDVCLGNGDAQVLCQSIHSYVTACQEAKVTMQPWRSASFCAVSCPVNSHYEVCADLCTATCSGDIMDCPETCAEGCQCDEGFLFDGQGCVTLQSCGCFEHGRYYKPSETVLRNECQQNCTCVAARGVTCKAHSCTSGETCQIRDGVMDCISQDIPKPSCSVVRCREGTICKMINEQPKCVPVSRGTCRAGGYFHYRTFDGRAYDFHGNCTYTVVKTCRDASGPPSFHVMAKNENSGNTQVFYIGSVTVQVDGVTVTAARAEAGFVWVNNTRAHLPISLNNGTLRLYQSGTSLVLRTDFNLSMSYDWNNHLRVTVPNDFYNSLCGLCGNYNGDPSDDFETPEGDLAPSVAALGKSWAVEDEDQFCWHDCIGGCRPCATSIARKYKEEASCGLITKVSDGPFSQCHTKVDPTVYLDNCVYDLCHSDGYRKALCEALKAYADACQLEGVRIGEWRQLARCREYARICMPRSMVCWLDREAWVLITLEF; this is encoded by the exons ATGGCGTGCCCCCTGGAGAACAGCCAGTACCAGCTCTGTGGAACAGCCTGCCCAGCCACGTGTGTGGATCAGTCAGCCCCTAGCAGCTGCCAAGACCCCTGCGTGGAAAGCTGCCAGTGCAAGGACGATTTTGTGCTGAGCCAGGGCAAATGCATCCCCAAGAGCAGCTGTGGGTGCCAGTTTGAGGGGCGTCCCTATGTCCCCAATGTGAGTTTCTGGGTCGATGAGGTATGTGGGACACGGTGCATGTGCGATGCAGCCACTAGACAGGTCGAATGCGCGGCTGCTACGTGCAAACACTCGGAGAGGTGCGGGCTAGTGAACGGCGTACGGGGCTGTTACCCCTCCAGCTATGCCACCTGCTCCGTGACAAGGAATCTGCACTACACCACCTTTGATGGACAGAGATACGACTTCCAAGGCACCTGCCGCTACCAGCTCACGGCCCTGTGCGAGAAGGCGGAGGGACTGGTGGACTTTGAGGTCTACTTCCAGGAGAACAATACTGCTCCTCTAAAGATCAAGGTTTATCAGACCAACCTCAGGGTCAGCAATCAATTCCCTGGGAAAGTCCTG ATGAACGGTTTCCTGATTAACCTTCCCTTCAACCTCATTGATAAGAAAATCACTGTGTATAGAAAGGGCTGGGCCACAGTGATCCAgacagactttggtctcaccgtTACCTATGCCGGGTGGTCAGGACGCATCACGGTCACTCTGCCAGTCACCTACACGGGAGCCATGTGTGGTCTGTGTGGCAACTTCAACAGGGACAGGGAGGACGACTTGCTCATGAGGGATGGCACGCTGGCACCAAGCCCAGTCAGCTTTGGCCAGAGTTGGAAGGTGGGCGACCTCCCAGGATGCTCTGCAGTAACGATACCCCCATGTGCAAGTGTAGAGGCtattgaaaaacaacaacaaggtaGCAGAGGACAGTGTGGGCTCATCCTAGACAAGAATGGCCCCTTCAGAGGATGTCACAGCGAAGTGGACCCCCATGGATTCTTCGTAGACTGCGTGTACGGCTATTGCGTCCTCAGTGGGCGGGAGAGTAACGTCTGCCAGGCAGTTGCTGGCTATTCCGAGGCATGTCAGGAAGCTGGAGCTATGGTGCATCCCTGGAGGACGACAGAGTTCTGCT CTCCGTCCTGTCCCCCGAACAGTCACTACgaattctgcagcagcagctgcgaTCTGACATGCAGCAACCTCTATGCCCCGGTGCAATGCACGACCCAGTGTAAGGAAGGCTGCGTGTGTGACGAGGgctttgttctcagtggtgaccaCTGCGTCCCCTTTTCCCAGTGCGGATGCCTCCACAGGGGACTTTACTACCAGGCCGGGGAGACCTTCCACCCCAGCGGTTCATGCGAGGAGCAGTGcgtgtgtctggctggtggggaAGTTGTGTGTAAGGCATTTTCCTGCGGCACTGGTGAGCAATGCAGGGTGGTGGACGGCATCCAGAAATGCCACCCATTTGGATCTGCGACCTGTTCTGCCTCTGGCCATCCCCACTACCTCTCTTTCGACGGGGTCCCCTTTGACTTTCAAGGCACCTGCACCTACATCCTGACCAAGACCTGCGCCGATGCCAGTCACCTTACACCATTCACTATCAGCGTAGAGAAAGAAGACTGGGGCAGCGGGAATGTCTCCATGGCCAAGGTGGTATCCATCCAGGTGTATGGGATCACACTCACCCTGCTGCAGAAGAAACAGGGGCTCATCATG GTGGACGGGGTATCCCACAATCTCCCCGTGATAATGGTCAATGGGCAGCTCCGAGCATATCAACACGGCACTAATGTCCTGGTGCAAACTGACTTTGGCCTCACTGTGAGCTACGACCTGGTTTACCAGGCCAGAGTCACCATCCCAGGGACCTACCAGGGCCAGACGTGTGGCCTGTGCGGGAACTACAATGGAGAGCAGGACGAGGAGTTCCTGCTCCCCAGTGGCAGGAGAGTCCCTGATGTGGCAGCATTTGGCTCTGCTTGGGAAGTCGAGATCCCAGGAGCATCCTGTACAGACAGATGTGCTGGAAACAGCTGTCCAGTTTGCGAAGAGAAGAAGAAGGACGTCTTCAAAGGGCGCAACTACTGTGGGCTGCTCACAGACCCCAACGGCCCCTTCGCGGCCTGCCACGGCGCGGTCAGCCCCAGCGTGTATCAGAGCAACTGTCTGTACGATGTGTGCCTGGGAAACGGGGACGCACAGGTCCTGTGCCAGAGCATCCACAGCTACGTGACGGCCTGCCAAGAGGCGAAGGTCACCATGCAGCCCTGGAGGAGCGCCTCCTTCTGCG CTGTGAGCTGCCCTGTTAACAGCCACTACGAGGTCTGCGCTGACCTCTGCACCGCCACCTGCTCTGGAGACATCATGGACTGCCCGGAGACCTGTGCTGAAGGCTGCCAGTGTGACGAGGGCTTCCTCTTCGACGGCCAGGGCTGTGTGACTCTGCAGAGCTGTGGGTGCTTCGAGCATGGGAGATATTACAAG CCCAGTGAGACAGTCCTGAGAAATGAGTGCCAGCAAAACTGCACCTGCGTTGCTGCCCGAGGGGTGACTTGCAAAGCTCACAGCTGCACCAGTGGAGAAACCTGCCAGATCAGAGACGGTGTCATGGACTGCATCAGCCAAG ATATTCCAAAGCCATCGTGCAGTGTGGTCCGCTGCAGGGAAGGAACTATTTGCAAGATGATAAATGAGCAGCCAAAGTGTGTGCCAGTCTCTCGGGGCACGTGCAGGGCCGGGGGATACTTTCATTACCGCACCTTCGATGGCCGGGCGTATGATTTCCATGGCAACTGCACCTACACGGTGGTCAAGACCTGCAGGGATGCCTCTGGCCCGCCCTCCTTCCATGTCATGGCCAAGAATGAGAACAGTGGGAACACACAGGTTTTCTACATTGGGTCGGTGACTGTCCAGGTGGATGGAGTCACTGTCACTGCAGCCAGGGCTGAAGCCGGCTTTGTGTGG GTGAATAACACCAGGGCCCACTTACCCATCTCCCTGAACAATGGGACCCTTCGGCTCTATCAGAGCGGCACCTCCCTCGTCCTCCGCACCGACTTCAACCTCAGCATGTCCTATGACTGGAACAACCACCTGAGGGTCACCGTCCCTAATGACTTCTACAACAGCCTTTGCGGCCTGTGTGGCAACTATAATGGGGACCCCTCCGATGACTTCGAGACCCCAGAGGGGGACCTGGCTCCCAGTGTCGCCGCCCTGGGGAAAAGCTGGGCAGTGGAAGATGAGGATCAGTTTTGCTGGCACGATTGCATTGGAGGTTGCAGGCCCTGTGCCACCAGCATAGCCAGAAAGTACAAGGAAGAGGCCTCATGTGGCCTGATAACCAAGGTCTCAGATGGGCCCTTCAGCCAGTGCCACACCAAGGTGGATCCTACAGTCTACTTGGACAACTGCGTGTACGATCTGTGCCACAGCGACGGCTACAGGAAGGCCCTGTGTGAGGCCCTGAAGGCCTACGCGGATGCCTGCCAGCTGGAGGGGGTCAGGATTGGGGAATGGAGACAGCTGGCCAGATGCCGTGAGTATGCCAGGATTTGTATGCCAAGGTCTATGGTCTGCTGGTTAGACCGGGAAGCCTGGGTTCTCATCACTCTTGAGTTCTAG